The following are encoded in a window of Terriglobales bacterium genomic DNA:
- a CDS encoding A/G-specific adenine glycosylase, protein MARLPVRVLPRLRARLLAWYDRHRRDLPWRRTRDPYRVWASEVMLQQTRVAAVLDRYPDFLRRFPRLRVLAAARPADVLAAWSGLGYYRRARMMHQAARVLVGERNGRFPRSAEELRALPGVGRYSAAAIASLAFGEPTAVVDGNVERVLRRLLATPGNGTHAHLWDAANALISRNRPGDFNQAMMELGATVCLPRAPRCEACPLAAWCRTRGTLETAPPQRRRKSRVTYGLAATPRAVYLVRRPERLSLMPGMWELPEVAQNQAESSAVARMRHAITNTDFTVSVVTLSQAPKPGRGRWIPRSRLHTLPLTGLTRKILGRFAML, encoded by the coding sequence ATGGCCCGGCTTCCTGTCCGCGTCTTGCCTCGCCTGCGCGCCCGGCTGCTGGCCTGGTACGACCGCCACCGACGCGATCTGCCCTGGCGGCGCACCCGCGATCCCTATCGCGTCTGGGCTTCGGAGGTCATGCTGCAGCAGACGCGGGTGGCCGCAGTGCTGGATCGTTACCCCGACTTCCTGCGGCGCTTTCCCAGGCTGCGTGTGCTGGCAGCGGCACGGCCGGCCGATGTGCTGGCCGCCTGGAGTGGCCTGGGATACTACCGGCGTGCCCGCATGATGCACCAGGCCGCTCGCGTCCTGGTCGGGGAGCGAAACGGCCGCTTCCCGCGCTCTGCAGAGGAGTTGCGCGCGCTGCCCGGAGTCGGTCGCTACAGCGCGGCCGCCATCGCCAGCCTGGCGTTCGGAGAACCGACGGCGGTGGTGGACGGTAACGTGGAACGGGTGCTGCGCCGTTTGCTGGCAACTCCGGGCAATGGGACTCACGCTCACCTGTGGGATGCAGCCAATGCTCTCATCTCCCGCAACCGCCCCGGTGACTTTAACCAGGCGATGATGGAACTGGGCGCCACGGTGTGTCTGCCGCGGGCGCCGCGGTGTGAGGCGTGCCCGCTGGCTGCGTGGTGCCGGACACGCGGGACGCTCGAGACGGCGCCGCCGCAGCGACGTCGCAAAAGCCGGGTCACTTACGGACTGGCTGCCACGCCGCGGGCCGTCTACCTGGTGCGGCGTCCGGAGCGGCTTTCGCTGATGCCGGGCATGTGGGAACTCCCTGAAGTCGCCCAGAACCAGGCGGAGAGCAGCGCCGTGGCCAGGATGCGGCACGCCATCACCAACACGGACTTCACGGTGAGCGTAGTTACGCTGAGCCAGGCGCCCAAACCCGGACGTGGTCGCTGGATTCCCCGCTCACGCCTGCACACGCTTCCCCTCACCGGCTTGACCCGCAAGATCCTCGGCCGCTTCGCTATGCTGTAA
- a CDS encoding TlpA disulfide reductase family protein: MDSIGKGKPAPEISLPGMNGDHFSLMEARQRGPVLAAFFKVSCPTCQYTFPFLERLYKAYPRDKVTVVGISQNPRPETAQFKEKFGITFPVFLDDTHSYPVSNAYGLTNVPSLFYISPEGKVEQVTVGWLRAEVEELNKRLAAAASMPKAQVFAPGEEVVDYMAG, translated from the coding sequence ATGGACTCGATAGGCAAGGGGAAACCGGCGCCTGAGATTTCACTGCCGGGTATGAACGGCGATCACTTCTCACTGATGGAGGCGCGGCAGCGCGGCCCGGTGCTGGCGGCCTTCTTCAAGGTTTCCTGCCCCACCTGCCAATACACGTTTCCTTTTCTGGAGCGCCTGTACAAGGCCTACCCGCGCGACAAGGTGACGGTCGTAGGCATTTCGCAGAACCCGCGTCCGGAGACGGCGCAGTTCAAGGAAAAGTTCGGCATCACCTTCCCCGTTTTTCTCGACGACACCCACAGCTATCCCGTCTCCAACGCCTACGGCCTGACCAACGTGCCCTCTTTGTTCTACATTTCACCGGAGGGCAAGGTCGAACAGGTGACCGTGGGGTGGCTGCGCGCGGAGGTGGAAGAGCTGAACAAGCGGCTGGCGGCGGCTGCCTCCATGCCCAAAGCGCAAGTGTTCGCACCCGGCGAAGAAGTCGTCGACTACATGGCCGGTTGA
- a CDS encoding M28 family peptidase, whose translation MRIHKAAFLVVLLVCGAVGAFSQSQRTKRKAMGAERDLSPAVARAVKAIDAEKIREHVRYLADDRLQGRGTGQPGGDLAAKYIAEQFASYGLKPAGDNNTYLQRVPLVGLTTQPESTYALVPASGEEMKLSMLDDYVVMDQTQGTESDIDAPVVFVGYGISAPEFGWDDYKGANLKGKVLLMLVNEPPSLDPAFFKGPTLTYYGRWTYKFEAAARRGAVGAILIHKTEMASYGWNVVRNSWSGERSDLLAETPKLHAASWIQLEVARKALAAAGKNVDELMQQARSRSFRPVELPLRLKAHLVTKVRRFESNNVIAKLEGSDPAYRNQAVIYTAHYDHLGIRPNMAGDNIFNGAVDNATGCAALLEMARVFAEASQRPRRSILFAAVTAEEQGLLGSEYLGKHPPMPAARLVLNLNFDGIPPRGEPEEVEVSGAERTSFYPVVKATAESFGLEIVPDANPSAGYYYRSDHFSLARVGVPGFSVEAGLKFKGRTLEWGRQQRDEYTVKRYHQPGDQYTEDMDFTTLQTLARFGFTLGWKAALLRQGVEWRPGDEFEAARRASRKAAGAQ comes from the coding sequence ATGCGCATCCACAAGGCAGCCTTCTTGGTCGTTCTCCTGGTGTGCGGGGCGGTGGGAGCGTTCTCCCAAAGCCAGCGCACAAAGCGCAAGGCTATGGGAGCGGAACGGGACCTTTCTCCCGCCGTTGCGCGGGCAGTGAAGGCCATCGACGCGGAGAAGATCCGCGAGCACGTACGTTACCTGGCCGACGACCGCCTGCAGGGCCGCGGCACGGGCCAGCCCGGGGGCGACCTGGCGGCCAAGTACATCGCCGAGCAGTTCGCTTCCTACGGCCTCAAACCGGCCGGCGACAACAACACGTACCTGCAGCGCGTTCCTCTGGTGGGGCTGACCACGCAGCCGGAGAGCACCTACGCCCTGGTTCCCGCTTCCGGCGAGGAAATGAAGCTCAGCATGCTGGACGACTATGTAGTCATGGATCAGACGCAGGGTACGGAGTCCGACATCGACGCGCCGGTGGTATTCGTAGGCTACGGCATTTCCGCTCCTGAATTCGGCTGGGACGACTACAAGGGCGCCAACCTGAAGGGCAAAGTCCTGCTGATGCTGGTGAACGAGCCGCCCTCGCTCGATCCGGCGTTCTTCAAGGGCCCGACGCTCACGTATTACGGCCGCTGGACGTACAAGTTTGAGGCGGCAGCGCGGCGCGGTGCGGTGGGCGCCATCCTGATCCACAAGACGGAGATGGCCAGCTACGGCTGGAACGTGGTACGCAACTCCTGGTCCGGCGAGCGCTCGGATCTTCTGGCAGAGACTCCCAAACTTCATGCCGCCTCGTGGATCCAGCTTGAGGTGGCGCGCAAGGCCCTGGCTGCCGCCGGCAAGAATGTGGACGAACTGATGCAGCAGGCTCGCTCGCGCAGCTTCCGTCCCGTCGAGTTGCCGCTCCGCCTCAAAGCCCACCTTGTGACCAAAGTGCGCCGCTTTGAGTCGAACAACGTGATCGCGAAGCTGGAAGGGTCGGATCCTGCGTACCGGAATCAAGCGGTGATCTACACCGCGCACTACGACCATCTGGGCATCCGCCCGAACATGGCGGGCGACAACATCTTCAACGGAGCGGTGGACAACGCCACCGGTTGCGCCGCCCTGTTGGAAATGGCGCGCGTGTTCGCCGAAGCGTCCCAGCGCCCCCGGCGTTCCATCCTGTTCGCGGCGGTGACCGCGGAGGAGCAGGGGCTGCTGGGTTCAGAGTACCTGGGCAAGCATCCGCCAATGCCGGCCGCGCGTCTCGTGCTCAACCTGAATTTCGACGGCATCCCGCCGCGCGGTGAACCGGAGGAAGTAGAAGTCTCCGGCGCGGAGCGCACCAGCTTTTATCCGGTGGTAAAAGCCACGGCCGAAAGTTTCGGGCTGGAGATTGTGCCGGATGCCAACCCCTCGGCCGGGTATTACTATCGCTCCGACCACTTCAGCCTGGCGCGCGTGGGCGTGCCCGGGTTCTCCGTCGAAGCCGGCTTGAAGTTCAAGGGGCGCACCCTGGAATGGGGACGCCAGCAGCGGGACGAGTACACCGTCAAGCGCTACCACCAGCCAGGCGACCAGTACACCGAGGACATGGATTTCACCACCCTGCAGACGCTGGCCCGCTTCGGGTTCACGCTGGGTTGGAAGGCCGCGCTCTTGCGCCAGGGCGTCGAGTGGAGGCCCGGCGATGAGTTCGAAGCGGCCCGCAGAGCCAGCCGCAAGGCGGCAGGAGCGCAGTAA